From Danio rerio strain Tuebingen ecotype United States chromosome 7, GRCz12tu, whole genome shotgun sequence, the proteins below share one genomic window:
- the chd9 gene encoding chromodomain-helicase-DNA-binding protein 9 isoform X20, with protein sequence MSEKRLQKQKQQQQQQQQQQQQQQMESPLSDDKQQKANRIISEAIAKARERGEKNIPRVMSPDSFPSSSSQHRSHKAGSSKSKSKDKSSKKARIVKSSKPKQKAQIGKIVIKFGKKKRKKTDSSEELSDDDRPTRRSSKDDDSKRRSNRKVKRKKYEDDGEARISDEEMKVIVKAKKSSSNKKPAVQLFVENPTEEDAAVVDKIMASRVVKKEVSPGVLVEIEEYFVKYKNYSYLHCEWATEQQLEKDKRIQQKIKRFKIKQAQKAHFFADIEEDPFNPDYVEVDRVLEVSYCEDKDSGEPVVYYLVKWCSLPYEDSTWELMEDVDQTKIEEFKKLQAAKPHTNRMERPPASHWKKLEKSRKYCNENSLRDYQLEGVNWLLFNWYNRRNCILADEMGLGKTIQSITFLEEIYRTGIKGPFLIIAPLSTIANWEREFRTWTHLNVIVYHGSVVSRQMLQQYEMYCRDSQGRVIRGAYRFQAVITTFEMILGGCPELNAIDWRCVIIDEAHRLKNKNCKLLEGFKLMSLEHKVLLTGTPLQNTVEELFSLLHFLEPTRFPSENTFMQEFGDLKTEEQVQKLQAILKPMMLRRLKEDVEKKLAPKEETIIEVELTNIQKKYYRAILEKNFSFLAKGAGQANVPNLLNTMMELRKCCNHPYLIKGAEEKIMEDFKEVYSPAAVDFHLQAMIQSAGKLVLIDKLLPKMKAGGHKVLIFSQMVRCLDILEDYLIQRRYLYERIDGRVRGNLRQAAIDRFSKPDSDRFVFLLCTRAGGLGINLTAADTCIIFDSDWNPQNDLQAQARCHRIGQNKAVKVYRLITRNSYEREMFDRASLKLGLDKAVLQSMSGRDNSLAGGGQMQQQLSKKEIEDLLRRGAYGAIMDEEDEGNKFCEEDIDQILQRRTKTITIESEGRGSTFAKASFVASGNRTDISLDDPNFWDKWAKKAEIDMDTVNGRNSLVIDTPRVRKQTRPFSSTKDELAELSEGESSGDDKPKLRRPHDRLNSYGRTECFRVEKNLLVYGWGRWKDILAHGRFKRQLSERDVEWICRALLSYCLVHYRGDDKIKSFMWDLIAPTEDGRTKELQNHLGLSTPVPRGRKGKKMKTQSSSFDIQKAEWIRKHNPEHILSDDGYKKHLKHHCNKVLLRVRMLYYLKQELIGAQCQQVLEGIDASEIEIRVPELDRSEMPAMWWDMLSDKCLLLGVYKHGYEKYNTIRADPKLCFLDRVGRPDEKAIAAEQRGNDFIDGDVDDPEYKPAPALMKDDMEDDASSPGDLVITDAGEGGSMLDGGGGTLSSGSGVYWPSPSALTARLRRLITASQRFTKSRQILQIHQTQQAMTPALYPMPPTLTDTFNPKIAAKIERQQRWTRREEADFYRVVSTFGVVFDPDLGRFDWTKFRAMARLHKKTDESLHKYLCAFIAMCRRVCRLPAIEGDMVDSSLAIQPITEERASRTLYRVELLRKIREQVLRHPQLYEHLALCQPGPDLPVWWETGSHDRDLLLGAAKHGVSRTDYHILRDPELCFMAAQRNYSQNKGSTAQAQAPNQTLSLGQCHTPTPLPTPLQHIQMKEASASPLLNQTELKEEPLSEGEEEAGERELKMETASVRPPTPSGVDEKDDILKVGESESRMEAARTKPLTPNSITRKQKKLSKRSRREARRESRSDSDSDGSSSSSSSSSSSRSSSSSSSSSRSGSSSSSSSSSCSSGSSSSSSSSSSSSEGSDSEEAPKNASVVPGVKGFDEDSVASLNTTQDDMQDSHVTNGISNPPHPFQGGYMLAASYWPKDRVMINRLDSICQAVLKGKWPGVRRAYEGNAVASFYTTKLLDNASTLPEDPSDSPQGSKEGSLKLTFQKQGLPLKRPLEGEEGPLAQQQYLARLQELQNASDISLADYTKTQNYPQVLPEQMRLNGVMDGQPIVKRRRGRRKNVEGMDLLFMNRNRPPVMPEQTPAGWSGGVAGMSGPSGLSTPQGPSTFDTESRVPVISLKDGTRLAGEDAPKRKELDQWLKEHPGFVADTANKLQFQDGRPKQKRHRCRNPNKIDINSLTGEERVQIINRRNARKIGGAFAPPLKDLSRFLQENPEYGVPPEWADVVKQSGYLPESMFDRILTGPIVPEEVSRRGRRPKNAMPKAAMVTGASANAALGLNPLLTNGLLAGLDLNSLQALQHNLQSLQSLQLTTGLMGLPHDPSNMAAMFPMMLSGMTGLPNLLGMSSLIGNPSQEVAGVAPVGDEEEKKKSAGDIPKSSALNLSLDGKAERTEAQSSKATTSNQTSASASGHPLALNPLLLSSMLYPGMLLTPGLNLPVANQPQAANTQPTPALQPAASEAMAPQPGQSEDKDSDEGEEPDEKKDTSGPEGSAKADSSSSESDSSSSSSEDSDSSDED encoded by the exons AAAAATTGTTATAAAGTTTGGAAAGAAGAAGCGGAAGAAGACAGATTCCTCAGAAGAGCTGTCTGATGATGACAGACCCACTCGAAGATCCTCTAAAGACGATGATTCG AAGCGGCGTTCTAACAGGAAGGTCAAGAGGAAGAAGTATGAGGATGACGGTGAGGCCCGAATATCTGATGAGGAAATGAAGGTCATCGTCAAAGCCAAAAAGAGCAGCTCCAATAAAAAGCCTGCAGTGCaattgtttgtg GAGAATCCAACCGAGGAAGATGCTGCTGTGGTTGATAAAATCATGGCGTCTCGTGTGGTGAAAAAAGAG GTTTCTCCTGGGGTATTGGTAGAAATTGAAGAGTATTTTGTGAAATACAAAAACTA CTCATATCTTCACTGTGAGTGGGCAACGGAGCAGCAGTTAGAAAAAGACAAGAGGATCCAGCAGAAAATCAAGCGCTTCAAGATAAAACAGGCCCAAAAAGCACACTTCTTTGCTGAT ATTGAGGAGGACCCATTCAATCCTGACTATGTAGAAGTGGACCGAGTTCTTGAGGTGTCCTACTGTGAAGACAAGGACAGTGGAGAG CCGGTGGTGTATTACCTGGTGAAATGGTGCTCATTGCCATACGAGGACAGCACATGGGAGCTGATGGAAGATGTAGACCAGACTAAGATTGAGGAGTTCAAAAAGCTGCAGGCAGCAaaaccacacacaaacagaaTG GAGCGTCCTCCAGCAAGTCACTGGAAGAAGCTGGAGAAATCGCGAAAGTATTGTAACGAAAACAGTCTCAGGGATTACCAGCTGGAGGGGGTCAACTGGCTGCTCTTCAACTGGTACAACAG GCGTAACTGTATTCTGGCGGATGAGATGGGTCTGGGAAAAACCATCCAGTCCATTACTTTTCTGGAAGAGATCTATCGCACAGGGATCAAGGGGCCGTTCCTCATCATTGCCCCTCTCTCTACTATCGCTAACTGGGAGAGAGAGTTCCGAACCTGGACGCACCTCAACGTCATCGTGTACCATGGCAGTGTGGTCAGCAGACAGATGCTCCAACAGTATGAGATGTACTGCAGAGACTCTCAG GGTCGTGTGATAAGAGGTGCTTACCGCTTTCAGGCAGTCATTACAACATTTGAGATGATTTTGGGAGGCTGTCCAGAACTTAACGCAATAGACTGGCGCTGTGTCATCATCGATGAAGCCCATCGGCTCAAAAACAAGAACTGCAAGCTACTGGAGGGCTTCAAACTTATGAGTCTG GAGCATAAAGTATTGTTGACGGGCACTCCACTACAAAACACGGTAGAGGAGCTTTTTAGTCTTCTGCACTTCCTGGAGCCGACCCGCTTCCCTTCTGAAAACACCTTCATGCAAGAATTCGGAGACCTCAAGACTGAGGAGCAG GTCCAGAAGCTCCAGGCCATTCTGAAACCCATGATGCTGCGCCGTCTTAAGGAGGACGTGGAGAAGAAGTTGGCCCCTAAAGAAGAGACCATTATTGAAGTGGAGCTCACCAACATTCAGAAGAAATACTACCGCGCCATTCTGGAGAAGAACTTCTCATTCCTGGCTAAAGGGGCTGGTCAGGCCAACGTCCCAAACCTGCTCAACACCATGATGGAACTGCGGAAATGCTGCAACCATCCCTACCTCATCAAAG GGGCTGAGGAGAAGATTATGGAGGACTTCAAGGAGGTGTACAGCCCCGCAGCAGTAGATTTCCACCTGCAGGCTATGATTCAGTCAGCAGGTAAACTCGTTCTCATTGACAAGCTGCTCCCCAAGATGAAGGCTGGTGGACACAAAGTGCTCATCTTCTCTCAGATGGTGCGCTGCCTGGACATCCTGGAAGACTACCTCATCCAGAGAAG ATACCTCTATGAGCGGATAGATGGCCGTGTACGTGGAAACCTCCGTCAAGCAGCAATAGACCGTTTCAGTAAACCAGACTCAGATCGATTCGTCTTCCTGCTGTGCACTCGAGCAGGTGGACTTGGTATTAACCTCACTGCGGCCGACACCTGTATCATCTTTGACTCTGACTGGAATCCACAAAACGACCTGCAG GCTCAGGCTCGCTGCCACCGCATTGGTCAGAACAAAGCAGTAAAAGTATATCGACTTATTACACGCAATTCCTATGAGCGAGAGATGTTTGATAGAGCCAGCCTGAAGCTGGGATTGGATAAAGCGGTGCTTCAGAGCATGAGTGGAAGGGACAACAGTCTAGCAGGAGGAGGA CAGATGCAGCAGCAGCTGTCTAAGAAGGAGATTGAGGACCTTCTGCGGCGTGGAGCTTATGGTGCCATCATGGACGAGGAAGATGAGGGAAACAAATTTTGTGAAGAGGACATTGACCAAATCCTGCAGCGCAGAACCAAGACCATCACCATTGAATCTGAGGGTCGGGGCTCCACCTTTGCCAAG GCCAGCTTTGTAGCTTCAGGGAACAGAACAGACATCTCTCTGGATGACCCTAACTTCTGGGACAAGTGGGCCAAGAAAGCTGAAATTGACATGGATACAGTCAATGGCAGA AACAGTCTGGTGATCGACACCCCTCGGGTCAGGAAACAGACCCGGCCATTCAGCTCCACCAAGGACGAACTGGCTGAGCTATCAGAAGGGGAGAGCAGTGGAGATGACAAACCAAAACTCCGCCGGCCGCATGACCGACTCAACAGTTATGGCCGCACGGAGTGCTTCAGGGTGGAGAAGAATCTGCTGGTGTATGG ATGGGGCCGCTGGAAGGACATCCTGGCTCACGGGCGCTTTAAGCGACAGCTAAGTGAGCGTGACGTGGAATGGATTTGCAGGGCACTCCTGTCATACTGCCTCGTTCATTACAGAGGAGACGACAAAATCAAGAGCTTCATGTGGGATCTGATCGCTCCCACAGAGGACGGCAGGACCAAGGAACTTCAGAACCATTTGG GCTTGTCGACTCCAGTACCCCGAGGCAGAAAAGGAAAGAAGATGAAGACTCAGTCAAGCTCCTTCGACATCCAGAAGGCAGAGTGGATCCGAAAACACAACCCAGAACACATTTTGTCTGATGACGGCTACAAGAAACACTTGAAGCACCACTGCAACAA GGTGCTGTTGAGGGTCAGGATGCTGTATTATCTGAAGCAAGAGCTGATTGGAGCACAGTGCCAACAAGTGTTGGAAGGGATTGATGCCAG TGAGATAGAGATCCGGGTTCCTGAGCTGGACCGTTCAGAGATGCCTGCGATGTGGTGGGACATGCTCTCGGACAAATGTCTGCTGTTAGGAGTTTATAAGCACG GTTATGAGAAGTACAACACTATTCGTGCAGATCCAAAACTGTGTTTCCTGGACAGGGTTGGGCGGCCGGACGAAAAGGCCATCGCTGCAGAACAGAGAGGAAATGACTTTATAGATGG GGATGTGGACGACCCTGAGTATAAGCCTGCTCCTGCTTTGATGAAGGATGATATGGAG GATGATGCCTCCTCTCCAGGAGACCTGGTCATTACTGATGCAGGAG AAGGAGGGTCTATGCTGGACGGTGGTGGAGGGACTCTGAGCTCTGGCTCAGGGGTGTATTGGCCCTCACCCTCCGCGCTCACCGCCCGACTGCGGCGTCTGATCACTGCATCTCAACGCTTCACCAAGAGCAGACAGATCCTTCAGATCCACCAGACGCAGCAGGCCATGACCCCGGCCCTCTACCCTATGCCCCCCACACTCACTGACACGTTCAATCCCAAAATCGCTGCTAAGATTGAAAGACAACAGCG ATGGACACGGAGGGAGGAGGCAGATTTCTACCGTGTGGTTTCGACTTTCGGGGTAGTGTTTGATCCAGATTTGGGCCGCTTTGACTGGACCAAGTTTCGAGCTATGGCTCGACTGCACAAGAAAACTGATGAAAGTCTACACAAGTACCTGTGTGCCTTTATTGCCATGTGCAGAAGAGTCTGCCGCCTGCCTGCTATAGAGGGAG ATATGGTTGACTCCTCTCTTGCTATACAACCAATCACAGAGGAGCGTGCATCACGTACCTTATATCGCGTGGAGCTGCTGCGGAAGATAAGAGAGCAGGTGCTGCGTCACCCGCAGCTTTATGAGCACCTCGCACTGTGCCAGCCAGGACCCGATCTTCCAGTCTGGTGGGAAACAGGATCCCACGATCGGGATCTTCTGCTTGGGGCGGCTAAACACGGAGTGAGTCGAACTGACTACCACATCCTCCGCGACCCGGAGCTCTGCTTCATGGCAGCCCAGAGAAACTACAGTCAGAACAAGGGATCCACAGCACAAGCTCAAGCCCCGAATCAGACTCTTTCGCTGGGACAGTGTCACACCCCAACCCCTCTTCCGACCCCCCTCCAGCACATCCAGATGAAAGAGGCTTCTGCTTCACCCCTCTTGAACCAAACCGAGCTGAAGGAGGAGCCGCTGTCAGAGGGAGAGGAAGAAGCTGGAGAGCGAGAGTTGAAGATGGAAACTGCTTCTGTCAGACCTCCCACACCTTCAGGAGTGGATGAGAAAGATGACATCCTCAAAGTGGGAGAGAGTGAGAGCAGGATGGAGGCGGCCAGGACAAAACCACTCACACCCAACTCAATAACTCGCAAACAGAAGAAGCTGAGCAAGCGGAGCCGCAGGGAGGCCAGGAGAGAGTCCAGATCAGACTCAGACTCAGACGGCTCCTCGTCCAGCTCTTCATCCAGCTCTTCTTCAAGATCTTCTTCCTCATCCTCGTCTTCATCAAGGTCAGGATCCAGTTCTTCATCCTCGTCTTCCTCCTGTTCCTCAGGCTCCTCGTCGTCTTCGTCATCATCATCCTCGTCTTCAGAAGGCAGTGACAGTGAGGAGGCACCAAAAAACG CATCAGTTGTTCCTGGTGTTAAAGGCTTTGACGAAGACAGCGTTGCATCACTCAACACTACACAAGATGACATGCAGGACAGTCATGTGACCAACGGTATCTCTAATCCTCCCCACCCTTTCCAGGGAGGCTACATGCTCGCTGCCTCCTACTGGCCAAAG GACCGTGTCATGATAAACCGGCTGGACAGTATATGTCAGGCAGTATTAAAGGGGAAATGGCCGGGGGTTCGTCGTGCATATGAAGGCAATGCAGTAGCATCTTTCTACACCACCAAGCTCCTGGACAATGCAAGCACGCTCCCCGAAGACCCCTCAGACTCCCCTCAGGGTTCAAAG GAGGGCAGCCTTAAACTGACCTTCCAGAAGCAGGGTTTACCCCTGAAGCGCCCCCTGGAGGGAGAAGAAGGACCTCTTGCCCAACAGCAGTACTTAGCCCGACTACAAGAGTTGCAGAATGCGTCTGATATCAGCCTTGCGGACTACACCAAAACACAGAACTATCCACAAG TACTGCCAGAGCAGATGCGATTGAACGGAGTAATGGATGGGCAGCCCATAGTGAAAAGACGGAGAGGACGGAGGAAGAATGTGGAAGGGATGGACCTGCTGTTCATGAACAGAAACAGGCCACCTGTGATGCCAGAGCAG ACTCCTGCTGGCTGGAGTGGTGGTGTCGCAGGTATGTCTGGTCCATCTGGGCTGAGCACACCTCAGGGGCCTAGTACCTTTGATACAGAGAGCCGTGTTCCTGTCATCAGCCTCAAAGATGGGACACGACTAGCTGGAGAGGATGCTCCAAAGCGGAAAGAACTTGACCAGTGGCTAAAGGAACACCCGGGCTTCGTGGCAGAT ACTGCAAACAAGCTGCAATTTCAAGATGGCAGACCAAAACAGAAGAGACATCGCTGTAGAAACCCTAATAAAATCGACATCAACAGCCTGACAGGAGAAGAGAGAGTGCAGATCATCAACAGGCGAAATGCTCGCAAG ATTGGTGGTGCTTTTGCACCTCCTCTAAAAGATTTAAGCCGGTTCCTGCAAGAGAACCCAGAGTATGGGGTTCCACCCGAGTGGGCCGATGTTGTCAAACAGTCT GGATACCTTCCTGAAAGCATGTTTGATCGCATCCTGACTGGACCCATCGTTCCTGAAGAGGTGAGCCGACGAGGTCGGCGACCCAAAAACGCAATGCCTAAAGCAGCTATGGTAACCGGTGCCAGTGCCAATGCTGCCCTGGGCCTCAACCCACTCCTAACCAATGGCCTGCTCGCTGGGCTAGACCTTAATAGTCTCCAAGCTCTTCAGCACAACCTCCAGAGCCTCCAGTCTCTCCAACTCACCACTGGCCTCATGGGACTGCCTCATGACCCCTCCAACATGGCCGCCATGTTTCCAATGATGCTGTCAGGAATGACCGGCCTGCCGAACCTCCTCGGGATGAGCAGTCTCATCGGAAATCCCTCACAAGAAGTGGCAGGTGTCGCTCCAGTGGGCGACGAAGAAGAGAAAAAGAAGAGTGCTGGAGACATTCCCAAATCATCAGCTCTGAATTTGAGTTTAGATGGCAAAGCCGAAAGGACAGAGGCTCAAAGCTCCAAGGCCACCACCTCAAATCAAACAAGTGCTTCTGCTTCAGGCCACCCACTGGCCCTCAACCCCCTTCTCCTCTCTAGTATGCTCTACCCAGGGATGCTTCTTACTCCAGGCCTTAACCTGCCTGTGGCCAATCAGCCGCAAGCTGCAAACACTCAGCCAACCCCAGCGCTGCAACCTGCTGCCTCTGAAGCCATGGCCCCACAGCCTGGCCAATCAGAGGACAAAGACAGCGATGAGGGGGAGGAGCCCGACGAAAAGAAGGATACTAGCGGTCCAGAGGGCTCGGCCAAGGCGGACTCGTCCTCCTCCGAGTCCGACAGCTCCTCCTCGTCATCCGAGGATTCCGATTCCAGCGACGAAGACTGA